One window from the genome of Paenibacillus azoreducens encodes:
- a CDS encoding NAD-dependent malic enzyme gives MANTSIILRVELDHEKVSFGDVAAAISKSGGDITSIDVIRPGKDFSVRDITVEVVDTEEEKVVESLRQQDGIKLINVSDRTFLVHLGGKIKIQPTVPIKNRDDLSRVYTPGVAKVCTAIQENPDKAYSLTIKRNTVAVVSDGTAVLGLGDVGPYAAAPVMEGKAMLFKQLAGVDAFPICLDTHDTEELIRTIKAISPIFGGINLEDISSPRCFEIERRLTEELDIPVFHDDQHGTAVVVIAGLLNALKVVNKRIENIRVVVNGVGAAGVSICKMLLSAGVTKLVPVDRDGAIVRGGTYPYPMWQWLAEQPQIEDVEGSLKDVIKGADVFIGVSRGNLLNGEDIRGMAPDPIVFAMANPVPEVPPEEAIPHARVFATGRSDYPNQINNVLVFPGLFRGALDCRARCINEPMKLAAARAIASVISGGELNELYIIPSIFNEQVVVEIRKAVVQAAILTGVARRIPKEFR, from the coding sequence ATGGCTAACACAAGTATCATTCTGCGCGTTGAACTTGATCATGAAAAGGTCAGCTTTGGGGATGTGGCTGCCGCAATCAGCAAATCGGGCGGCGATATCACCTCCATTGACGTGATCAGACCTGGCAAGGATTTTTCCGTGAGAGACATTACAGTGGAAGTCGTGGATACGGAAGAGGAAAAGGTGGTCGAATCGCTTAGACAGCAGGATGGGATCAAGCTGATTAACGTTTCGGACCGGACATTCCTCGTTCATTTGGGCGGCAAAATCAAAATTCAGCCGACGGTTCCGATTAAAAACCGGGATGATTTGTCCCGCGTATATACTCCTGGAGTGGCCAAGGTTTGTACGGCTATTCAAGAGAATCCGGATAAAGCCTATTCGCTTACGATCAAGCGGAATACGGTGGCCGTTGTCAGCGACGGAACGGCTGTGCTTGGTCTCGGGGATGTGGGGCCTTATGCGGCCGCTCCCGTAATGGAAGGCAAGGCGATGTTGTTTAAGCAGCTTGCCGGCGTAGATGCATTTCCAATCTGTCTGGACACGCATGACACGGAGGAACTCATCCGGACCATCAAGGCGATCAGCCCGATTTTTGGCGGCATCAACTTGGAGGATATCAGTTCTCCGCGCTGTTTCGAAATCGAAAGAAGGTTGACGGAGGAACTGGACATTCCTGTGTTCCATGATGATCAGCACGGTACGGCCGTTGTCGTGATCGCAGGTCTGCTGAATGCGTTAAAGGTGGTCAATAAGAGGATCGAAAACATTCGTGTCGTTGTCAATGGCGTTGGCGCCGCAGGTGTGTCCATCTGCAAGATGCTGCTCAGCGCAGGCGTAACCAAGCTGGTGCCTGTAGACCGGGACGGTGCAATTGTTAGAGGTGGTACATATCCCTATCCGATGTGGCAGTGGCTTGCAGAACAGCCTCAGATTGAGGATGTGGAAGGATCGCTCAAAGACGTGATCAAGGGTGCGGATGTGTTTATCGGCGTATCCCGCGGGAATTTGTTGAATGGGGAAGATATCCGGGGCATGGCACCGGACCCGATCGTTTTCGCCATGGCCAATCCGGTACCGGAAGTACCGCCTGAAGAGGCGATCCCTCATGCCAGGGTGTTTGCTACCGGAAGAAGCGACTATCCGAACCAAATTAACAACGTGCTTGTCTTCCCGGGTTTATTCCGCGGCGCACTGGACTGCAGAGCACGCTGCATCAACGAGCCGATGAAGCTGGCTGCCGCGCGCGCCATCGCATCGGTTATCAGCGGCGGCGAATTAAATGAACTTTATATCATTCCAAGTATATTTAACGAGCAAGTTGTCGTGGAAATACGCAAAGCGGTTGTACAAGCTGCCATCCTGACCGGTGTAGCCCGGAGAATTCCGAAGGAATTCAGATAA
- a CDS encoding serine hydrolase domain-containing protein — protein MKEIQQITEQLDHLLSEYISLDLAAAGLAVGIVYDHQPIYAKGFGRKNTDTGEPVDEHTLFHMASIAKTYVATAVMQLAEQGAVQLDEKITAYLPYFHLRDERCRNITVRQLLSHTSGMPDEDEYEWDRPQFDEAALERYVRSISGRELMWDPDLGKYEYSNIGFEILGDLIAKASGIPFEQYMKEHILDPLRMKTSSFFKPEVDERLLASPHIMGMNHSFGAKVSDIYPYNRAHGPSSTLLTSAVESCNYAMAYLNRGCLNDARILSESSVNEVWREVAPADDFGYFRNIGLSWFMGQYRGFEAKAHGGSDTGFRSNLVLLPEKGIAVTMMFNTDYLGLHSVNNAILDVLLGEKVKAIPRSLTMHVAGVLAAEGIEAAIHEHAAASDRAALGFVPADMDFSFRYIAQRLFHKGERENAVKVLELAMRLEPQAEELRLMMKELTSKP, from the coding sequence ATGAAAGAGATTCAGCAGATTACAGAACAACTGGACCATCTCCTTAGCGAATATATTTCGCTTGACCTTGCAGCTGCAGGATTGGCAGTTGGGATTGTCTATGATCATCAGCCCATCTATGCCAAAGGGTTTGGCCGCAAGAACACGGATACAGGGGAACCAGTGGACGAGCACACACTGTTTCACATGGCTTCCATCGCGAAGACGTATGTGGCCACCGCAGTCATGCAGCTCGCTGAGCAGGGAGCGGTCCAACTGGACGAGAAGATTACCGCTTACCTGCCTTATTTTCACCTGCGCGATGAACGCTGTCGGAATATTACGGTAAGACAGCTGCTTAGCCATACCTCCGGCATGCCTGACGAGGATGAATATGAATGGGATCGTCCGCAGTTTGACGAAGCTGCGCTGGAGCGTTACGTACGCAGCATTTCGGGGCGGGAGCTGATGTGGGATCCGGATCTCGGAAAATATGAATATAGCAATATCGGCTTTGAAATTTTAGGGGATTTGATCGCCAAGGCGTCGGGAATTCCGTTCGAACAGTACATGAAGGAGCATATTCTGGATCCTCTTCGGATGAAGACAAGCAGCTTTTTTAAGCCGGAGGTCGATGAGCGATTATTGGCGAGTCCCCATATTATGGGGATGAATCATTCATTCGGAGCGAAGGTAAGCGATATTTATCCGTATAACCGCGCACATGGGCCAAGCTCGACGCTGCTGACCAGTGCGGTCGAATCCTGCAATTATGCGATGGCTTATTTGAATCGGGGCTGTCTGAACGACGCGCGGATTTTAAGCGAATCCAGCGTGAATGAGGTCTGGCGGGAAGTTGCGCCGGCGGATGATTTCGGTTATTTCCGCAACATCGGGCTTAGCTGGTTCATGGGTCAGTATAGGGGTTTTGAAGCCAAAGCCCATGGAGGTTCTGATACCGGTTTCCGTTCCAATTTGGTTCTCCTACCAGAGAAAGGGATTGCGGTTACCATGATGTTCAACACGGATTATCTTGGACTTCATTCCGTCAACAATGCCATTTTGGATGTTCTTCTGGGCGAGAAGGTGAAGGCAATCCCACGCTCGCTAACGATGCATGTGGCGGGAGTGTTGGCAGCCGAAGGAATTGAGGCCGCTATCCATGAACACGCCGCTGCTTCGGACCGTGCAGCTCTGGGCTTCGTGCCCGCGGATATGGATTTCAGCTTCCGCTACATTGCTCAGCGCCTTTTTCATAAAGGTGAACGCGAAAATGCGGTCAAGGTGCTGGAGCTAGCCATGCGGCTGGAACCGCAAGCAGAAGAACTGCGCCTTATGATGAAGGAACTGACCTCGAAACCTTGA
- a CDS encoding GNAT family N-acetyltransferase: protein MEIKRFSDFSAAQLTQLWNDGFKGYATDMTLSVDAFIKRIPDNHLSMEDSIVLCEDGQAVGFVMSGFRVVDGRLTAWNGGTGIIPEYRGKGYGRALIGAALDVYREKGAEIALLEALSQNEPAIRLYSKMGYQIIDKLRFYEQKEGFQPEVFASDASHTYQFRFGLPQDLQALRLPAESMPWQTQWENIAGGESVVAADANGQVAGYALYKRAFDINGEHNATNLYQCRVVKAEEEQAPELLKALLAHVYAPLEKKVLRRTVNLPLSQEPLVRVLEAAGFQPWIDQVHMKCVLKA from the coding sequence ATGGAAATTAAAAGATTCAGTGATTTTTCCGCTGCGCAGCTCACCCAATTATGGAATGATGGATTTAAAGGATACGCTACGGATATGACACTGAGCGTTGATGCTTTCATTAAGCGGATTCCGGATAATCATCTGTCTATGGAGGATTCCATCGTTCTATGCGAAGACGGCCAAGCCGTAGGATTTGTCATGAGCGGTTTCCGCGTGGTTGACGGCCGATTAACCGCCTGGAATGGCGGAACGGGCATCATTCCTGAATACAGAGGCAAAGGATACGGCAGGGCGCTCATCGGAGCGGCGTTGGACGTGTACAGAGAAAAAGGCGCGGAGATTGCTCTTCTTGAGGCGTTGAGCCAAAACGAACCCGCAATCAGGCTGTATTCGAAGATGGGGTACCAAATCATCGATAAATTGAGATTTTACGAACAAAAAGAGGGCTTTCAGCCGGAGGTATTCGCCTCAGACGCCTCTCATACCTATCAATTCCGCTTTGGCTTGCCACAGGATTTGCAAGCGCTCCGTCTTCCGGCCGAAAGCATGCCTTGGCAGACCCAATGGGAGAATATCGCGGGCGGAGAATCGGTTGTGGCTGCGGATGCGAACGGGCAGGTCGCCGGTTACGCTTTATATAAAAGAGCGTTTGATATAAACGGGGAACATAATGCAACTAACCTGTACCAATGCCGGGTGGTCAAGGCTGAAGAAGAGCAGGCTCCTGAATTGTTAAAAGCGCTGCTGGCTCATGTGTATGCACCGCTTGAGAAAAAAGTTTTGCGGCGAACCGTAAATCTTCCATTATCTCAGGAACCGCTCGTTCGAGTCTTGGAAGCCGCAGGGTTTCAGCCATGGATTGACCAAGTACATATGAAATGTGTACTGAAAGCGTAG
- a CDS encoding acyltransferase family protein: MSNQLHSNKRYMPGLDGLRTLAVFFVVLYHLNVNWAPGGLLGVSIFFVLSGYLITDLLTSEWSRTHTIDLKDFWIRRCRRLLPAMLVMMAAVVAWVTIFNPSLIPVLRGDVVSSLFYVNNWYLIFHQVSYFEKFGPVSPFGHMWSLAVEEQFYLLWPLLLLLGMRRLKKRGPVFLFIIGAAALSAFAMLLLYKPDSDPSRVYYGTDTRAFSLLIGAALSILWPSRKLSARVSVKTWLALDAIGIFGIAAVFMMVWQTNEYESFLYPGGFLLLSVLAAMIIASAAHPATLTGRLLGMKPLRWLGVRSYSIYMWHYPVIVLTTGSNSEPNVWRALIQSAVSIILASLSYKYIEEPIRGGLIGKSWNKLLKGHIRLSHIPLKRWITFASVLVMTVVSCAGFAMRTQVGASMLEHQTAPVTANPLSPGQTGSGSSGVTKAPVSGAVKAGDGGMSAGENEADPADSSSSDRGNSGSSANESMDAGQQQPQTDQQESTDKTEASKQTAKSTKPQETGDPQAAKDGKKSAPPAAKPGKGKSITIIGDSVILDAEPYLQNQMPGAVIDGKIGRQMAEAPDLIASLRAEGKLGSQLVIELGTNGPFSRKQLMSLLDSLQDVRRIVLVNARVPRGWESVVNSSIKKAAASYPNTTLLDWHAASNGKSYFEPDGVHLKPQGGEALADLIARELGF; this comes from the coding sequence ATGTCTAATCAACTTCATTCTAATAAACGTTATATGCCAGGTCTTGACGGTCTGCGGACACTGGCCGTATTTTTTGTCGTATTATATCATTTGAACGTAAACTGGGCGCCTGGAGGGCTGCTTGGCGTAAGTATCTTTTTTGTATTATCCGGCTATTTAATTACCGATTTATTAACCTCGGAATGGAGCCGCACCCATACGATTGACCTGAAAGATTTTTGGATCAGGCGATGCAGAAGGCTCCTTCCGGCCATGCTCGTCATGATGGCTGCAGTAGTGGCCTGGGTAACGATATTTAACCCTTCTCTAATCCCTGTGCTGCGCGGTGATGTCGTTTCTTCGCTTTTTTACGTAAATAACTGGTATCTGATCTTTCATCAGGTTTCTTATTTCGAAAAATTCGGGCCGGTATCGCCGTTCGGACATATGTGGTCCCTTGCGGTCGAAGAGCAATTTTATCTGCTATGGCCACTGCTGCTGCTGCTTGGCATGCGCCGGCTGAAGAAACGCGGGCCGGTGTTTCTCTTCATTATCGGAGCGGCTGCGCTATCTGCGTTCGCGATGCTGCTGCTTTATAAGCCAGACAGTGATCCCAGCCGTGTTTATTACGGCACCGATACCCGGGCCTTTTCCCTTTTGATCGGCGCCGCGCTCAGCATTTTGTGGCCCAGCCGGAAATTGTCCGCCAGGGTGTCCGTCAAAACATGGCTTGCCCTCGATGCCATAGGCATCTTTGGTATTGCAGCCGTGTTTATGATGGTATGGCAAACCAATGAATACGAATCCTTTTTGTATCCCGGTGGATTCCTGCTGTTGTCGGTACTAGCGGCCATGATCATCGCTTCCGCCGCCCATCCCGCCACTTTGACCGGAAGGCTGCTTGGCATGAAGCCGCTGCGCTGGCTCGGGGTCCGATCCTACAGCATATATATGTGGCATTATCCCGTTATCGTACTTACGACCGGATCGAACTCGGAACCGAATGTTTGGCGGGCATTGATCCAATCGGCGGTCAGCATCATTCTGGCCTCCTTATCCTATAAATACATAGAGGAACCGATACGGGGCGGGCTAATCGGCAAATCATGGAACAAATTGCTTAAGGGACATATCCGTCTATCCCACATTCCGCTGAAAAGGTGGATCACTTTCGCTTCGGTGCTCGTCATGACGGTTGTGTCATGCGCCGGTTTTGCGATGCGGACGCAAGTAGGTGCCTCCATGCTTGAGCATCAAACGGCGCCGGTTACCGCAAACCCGTTATCTCCCGGCCAAACCGGAAGCGGATCTTCCGGCGTGACCAAGGCTCCTGTGTCTGGTGCTGTAAAGGCCGGAGATGGCGGCATGTCAGCAGGGGAGAATGAAGCAGACCCGGCAGACAGTTCTTCAAGCGACCGGGGTAACTCCGGATCGTCCGCGAACGAATCCATGGATGCCGGGCAGCAACAGCCGCAAACGGATCAGCAGGAATCAACAGACAAAACGGAAGCATCCAAGCAGACCGCCAAGTCAACGAAACCGCAAGAGACGGGAGACCCTCAGGCCGCAAAAGACGGCAAAAAATCGGCTCCGCCTGCGGCAAAACCCGGTAAAGGCAAGTCGATTACAATCATTGGGGATTCCGTTATATTAGATGCCGAACCTTACTTGCAGAATCAAATGCCGGGTGCCGTTATCGACGGCAAGATCGGCAGACAGATGGCGGAAGCGCCGGATCTCATCGCGTCTTTGCGCGCGGAAGGCAAACTCGGCAGCCAGCTCGTCATCGAGCTTGGAACCAACGGTCCTTTCAGCCGCAAGCAGTTGATGTCGCTTCTGGATTCCTTGCAGGATGTACGCCGCATTGTCCTTGTCAACGCCCGGGTTCCCCGCGGCTGGGAAAGTGTCGTCAACTCTTCCATTAAAAAAGCGGCAGCCTCTTACCCGAATACAACGCTGCTTGACTGGCATGCCGCGAGCAATGGCAAATCTTACTTCGAACCCGACGGCGTCCATCTCAAGCCCCAAGGCGGGGAAGCGCTGGCTGATCTGATCGCCCGGGAACTGGGATTTTGA
- a CDS encoding D-alanine--D-alanine ligase → MKVGVIMGGISSEREVSLATGKEMMAHLDKTKYEIIPIDIRRKQDLLKQAQGIDVALLALHGSFGEDGTIQGALETMGIPYTGCTLLSSALCMDKDLSKRLLRYEGLFTPEWTLLRSMDDLRNGRLSRFSYPMVVKPNAGGSSIGVTLVRNEEKLLEALQTAFVYGEEVLVEEYIEGEEITCSILNGEFLPVLSIKPGAEFFDYTSKYEPGGSDEQVAVLDDETAKRVREAAERSFSALKCSVYARVDMMLKNGIPYILEVNTLPGMTETSLLPRSARAAGYTFSALLDAIIEGSLAVRQVSQPAASEQAQSQAG, encoded by the coding sequence ATGAAGGTTGGCGTAATTATGGGCGGCATTTCTTCCGAACGTGAAGTATCGCTGGCGACGGGCAAAGAAATGATGGCGCATCTGGACAAAACCAAATATGAAATCATTCCCATCGACATTCGCCGAAAGCAGGATCTGTTAAAGCAGGCGCAGGGGATCGATGTCGCGCTGCTTGCGCTTCATGGCAGTTTCGGCGAGGACGGAACGATTCAGGGAGCGCTTGAAACGATGGGCATTCCGTATACAGGCTGCACGCTGCTTTCCAGCGCTTTATGCATGGATAAGGATCTGAGCAAAAGGCTGCTGCGTTATGAAGGGCTGTTTACTCCGGAATGGACGTTACTGCGCAGCATGGACGATCTGCGTAACGGACGCCTTTCCCGTTTCAGCTATCCGATGGTGGTTAAACCCAACGCAGGCGGTTCCAGCATCGGGGTCACGCTTGTCAGAAACGAAGAAAAACTGCTTGAAGCGCTGCAAACGGCTTTCGTTTATGGTGAAGAGGTGCTGGTCGAGGAATATATTGAGGGCGAGGAAATCACCTGCAGCATTTTGAACGGCGAATTTTTGCCGGTGCTCTCCATCAAACCGGGAGCGGAGTTTTTTGATTATACATCTAAATATGAACCCGGCGGCAGCGATGAGCAGGTTGCCGTATTGGATGACGAGACCGCCAAGCGTGTCCGCGAGGCTGCCGAGCGCAGCTTCAGCGCCCTGAAATGCTCTGTATATGCCAGGGTGGATATGATGCTGAAGAATGGCATACCTTACATCCTTGAGGTCAATACGCTGCCTGGCATGACGGAGACCAGCTTGCTGCCGCGGAGCGCCCGTGCCGCCGGTTATACGTTCTCCGCGCTATTGGACGCGATTATTGAAGGTTCTCTTGCTGTACGGCAGGTGTCGCAACCGGCTGCTTCGGAGCAGGCTCAGTCTCAGGCGGGGTAA
- a CDS encoding PLP-dependent aminotransferase family protein, with product MFTDFKIIEGRPLTVQVKEYLKQWITKGKGRVDQKLPSTRELSTMLGISRNTLVTVYSELEEEGFIYTVHSKGSFVSRVGIASVPSWSTDWRQRLNRTAQQAVEYDLMKRDLRGEKGMINFASIAPDEKLFDLANVKRAFLDRMSLEGEILLNYGYAKGYKPLIQYLTGYMETKGVDMEGKDILITNGFTEAYDMLLSSLEVSCKHILCENPTHHTAIKISKLHGYDITGITMDPDGICLEELERTLREQEFGLAFLTPSYHNPTGIVMSAEKRVEVLRLLTEHRVPLIEDGFNEELRYSGSHMAPLAAFGGEGNSIVYLGSFSKILFPGIRIGWIAADRDLIDALVSVKRSRNIHTSTLDQAVLFQYFHNGNFEKYLKRAKSEYKRKHELAVRYCTEHIPFKRLTGSGGLHLFIELQDGLNAREILGECYKQGVVFTSGDVFFTDGGGANTLRLGFSRVSDDELERGIQIIGNAVKKRMEA from the coding sequence ATGTTCACCGATTTTAAAATTATAGAAGGCCGGCCGCTTACGGTGCAGGTTAAAGAATATTTGAAGCAATGGATTACGAAAGGCAAAGGCAGAGTCGATCAAAAGCTTCCGTCGACACGGGAGCTGAGCACGATGTTGGGCATTAGCCGCAATACGCTGGTCACGGTGTATTCGGAGCTTGAAGAGGAGGGATTTATTTACACGGTTCACTCCAAGGGGAGTTTTGTTTCCCGGGTAGGAATCGCCTCCGTTCCATCCTGGTCGACGGATTGGCGGCAGCGTCTGAACCGCACGGCGCAGCAGGCAGTGGAATACGATCTGATGAAACGGGATTTGCGCGGCGAAAAGGGGATGATCAATTTCGCGAGCATCGCGCCGGATGAGAAGCTGTTTGATCTGGCGAATGTAAAACGCGCCTTTCTGGACCGGATGTCGCTGGAAGGGGAAATCCTGCTCAATTACGGCTACGCCAAAGGCTACAAGCCGCTGATTCAATATCTGACCGGATATATGGAAACGAAAGGTGTGGATATGGAAGGAAAGGATATTCTGATCACCAACGGTTTTACCGAAGCCTATGACATGCTCCTGTCATCCCTTGAGGTTTCTTGCAAACATATTCTTTGCGAGAATCCGACGCATCACACTGCAATCAAAATCTCCAAGCTGCACGGCTATGATATTACCGGTATTACGATGGATCCGGACGGCATCTGTCTTGAAGAGCTTGAGCGAACGCTGCGGGAGCAGGAGTTTGGCCTTGCTTTTTTGACCCCGTCTTACCATAATCCTACCGGCATCGTCATGTCGGCCGAAAAGAGGGTCGAAGTTCTGCGCCTGCTTACCGAGCACCGCGTACCGCTGATCGAAGACGGATTTAACGAAGAGCTGCGTTATTCAGGTTCGCATATGGCGCCTTTGGCTGCGTTTGGCGGGGAAGGGAACAGCATTGTTTATTTGGGCAGTTTCTCCAAGATTCTCTTTCCGGGCATCCGGATCGGCTGGATTGCGGCGGACCGGGATCTGATCGATGCGCTTGTCAGCGTTAAACGCTCGCGGAATATCCATACCTCTACATTGGATCAAGCGGTGCTGTTCCAATATTTCCATAACGGAAATTTCGAGAAGTATCTGAAACGGGCAAAATCCGAATATAAGCGGAAACATGAATTGGCGGTCCGCTACTGTACGGAGCATATTCCTTTTAAACGCCTGACCGGGTCGGGCGGACTGCATCTGTTTATCGAGCTTCAGGACGGACTTAACGCAAGGGAGATTCTTGGCGAATGTTATAAGCAAGGAGTCGTTTTCACGTCCGGGGATGTGTTTTTTACCGACGGCGGCGGAGCCAATACGCTCCGGCTCGGTTTTTCACGGGTAAGCGATGATGAGCTGGAGCGGGGAATCCAAATTATCGGCAACGCGGTCAAAAAAAGAATGGAGGCATAA
- a CDS encoding OsmC family protein, with protein MNHSFVLKAEWDGGRNSEGRIEAGQLKTAISIPKEMGGPGIGTNPDEMLLGAAATCYLITLAAMMERAGLPVQKLSLESEGIVDVTNNIFTYVSIAHKPYILLEETASEKDLEHARKLAEKAEGSCMISRAVAGNVALSTMPRIEKSENGES; from the coding sequence ATGAATCACTCGTTTGTACTAAAAGCAGAGTGGGATGGAGGCCGGAACAGCGAAGGCAGAATCGAAGCCGGACAACTGAAAACCGCAATTTCCATTCCAAAAGAGATGGGTGGTCCCGGCATCGGCACCAATCCGGACGAAATGCTGCTGGGCGCGGCGGCGACCTGCTATCTGATCACGCTGGCGGCGATGATGGAACGGGCCGGGCTGCCGGTACAAAAGCTGTCGCTGGAATCGGAAGGGATCGTAGATGTTACGAACAATATTTTTACGTATGTCAGCATCGCTCATAAACCCTACATTTTGTTAGAAGAAACCGCTTCGGAAAAAGATCTGGAGCATGCCCGCAAATTGGCGGAAAAGGCGGAGGGTTCCTGTATGATCTCCCGCGCCGTCGCCGGAAATGTGGCGTTATCCACCATGCCGCGCATCGAAAAAAGCGAGAATGGGGAATCTTAG
- a CDS encoding winged helix-turn-helix transcriptional regulator: MNHEKIFNCPIEAPISLIGGKYKAIILFYLINQTLRFNELQKFIPQATPKMLTQQLRELEGEGLITRTVYPVVPPKTEYSLTEFGESLIPIVDALCDWGKNYIGNGCSGLRATPS; the protein is encoded by the coding sequence ATGAATCATGAAAAAATTTTTAATTGTCCAATAGAAGCACCTATTAGCTTAATTGGCGGAAAATATAAAGCTATTATTTTGTTTTACTTAATAAACCAAACGTTGCGGTTTAATGAATTACAAAAATTCATTCCTCAAGCTACTCCTAAAATGCTGACTCAGCAATTACGCGAGCTTGAAGGAGAGGGACTTATTACTCGGACTGTTTATCCGGTAGTTCCTCCCAAAACCGAATATTCTCTTACAGAATTTGGGGAAAGTTTAATTCCAATTGTAGATGCACTTTGTGACTGGGGAAAAAATTATATAGGTAATGGATGTAGTGGGCTTAGAGCAACCCCTTCTTAA
- the dmpI gene encoding 4-oxalocrotonate tautomerase DmpI, which translates to MPVITLEGAKLSKEQKGQLVKELTATAAKIMNTPEQAFTVLLKENEKENVGIGGQLISER; encoded by the coding sequence ATGCCAGTAATAACATTGGAAGGCGCGAAATTAAGCAAAGAACAAAAAGGTCAATTAGTAAAGGAATTAACGGCAACAGCGGCAAAAATCATGAACACACCGGAACAGGCTTTTACCGTTTTATTAAAAGAAAATGAAAAAGAGAATGTAGGTATAGGCGGTCAGCTCATATCCGAAAGATAA
- a CDS encoding NAD(P)H-dependent oxidoreductase: MKHLIVYAHPRTNSFNHVILDTAVNTLKKNGHDVVVRDLYELGFQPVLTAADIASMRKGVIPEDIKNEQLYITEADVIIFISPIWWTGLPAILKGYVDRVFAKGFAYASGEEGIVKLLKGKKGLIINTHGAPKEVYNQIGMTDGLKITSDTGIFDFTGIEAIDHLLFGSVPDVNDAARNQMLQTVEQTIQTHFA; encoded by the coding sequence ATGAAACATCTCATTGTTTATGCACACCCACGTACTAACAGCTTTAACCATGTGATTCTGGATACTGCAGTAAATACACTTAAAAAGAATGGACATGACGTTGTTGTACGCGACTTATACGAGCTTGGTTTCCAGCCTGTTCTTACAGCCGCCGATATCGCTTCGATGCGAAAGGGTGTGATTCCTGAGGATATTAAGAATGAGCAGTTGTACATCACTGAAGCAGATGTGATTATCTTTATTTCTCCGATCTGGTGGACAGGGCTTCCAGCTATACTTAAAGGGTATGTAGATCGGGTATTTGCAAAGGGCTTTGCTTATGCTTCAGGTGAAGAGGGTATCGTTAAATTATTGAAGGGCAAAAAAGGGCTGATTATTAATACACATGGCGCTCCAAAAGAGGTTTATAACCAAATTGGCATGACTGATGGTTTGAAGATCACTTCTGATACAGGCATCTTTGATTTTACAGGAATTGAGGCTATTGATCATTTATTATTTGGCAGCGTACCAGATGTAAATGATGCTGCACGCAATCAAATGTTACAAACCGTTGAGCAAACCATACAAACTCATTTTGCGTAA
- a CDS encoding class I fructose-bisphosphate aldolase: MQLSVGQARQYQQIPGKSKPGLVLRTDAANIYGKELPRHLFSELVDRAIWHAVRLDAVAVCVNLLLLPGQPELHHQCVANISRLKTECEQYGIPLMVEPLVMLPNEARGGYMVDGDIHKTTALVRQGVELGADVIKADPCDDVSEYHRVIEVASGVPVLVRGGGRASDEEIVHHTAELMKQGAAGIVYGRNVITSESCRHDGCVNVNRSSRRSGGTSAYGIEGRTGKHLTDRFATAIYRLMNVQ; encoded by the coding sequence GTGCAGCTGAGCGTCGGACAAGCCCGCCAATATCAGCAAATTCCAGGGAAGTCGAAGCCCGGTCTCGTTCTGAGGACGGATGCGGCCAACATTTATGGAAAGGAGCTGCCGCGGCACTTGTTCAGCGAGTTGGTCGATCGGGCGATCTGGCATGCCGTGCGATTGGACGCAGTTGCCGTATGCGTCAATTTGCTGCTCCTTCCGGGCCAGCCGGAGCTGCATCATCAATGCGTCGCGAACATCTCCCGGCTGAAAACGGAATGCGAGCAATACGGCATTCCGCTCATGGTCGAGCCGCTGGTCATGCTGCCGAATGAAGCGCGCGGCGGCTATATGGTAGATGGCGACATCCATAAAACTACGGCGCTTGTCCGTCAGGGCGTCGAGCTCGGTGCGGATGTCATCAAGGCGGATCCTTGTGACGATGTATCAGAATATCATCGGGTGATTGAGGTGGCCTCCGGCGTTCCCGTGCTCGTAAGAGGCGGCGGCCGCGCAAGCGACGAAGAGATCGTGCATCACACGGCGGAGCTGATGAAGCAGGGCGCTGCCGGAATCGTATACGGACGCAATGTGATCACATCCGAATCCTGCCGGCATGACGGCTGCGTTAATGTCAATCGTTCATCAAGGCGCAGCGGCGGAACAAGCGCTTACGGTATTGAAGGGAGAACAGGCAAACACCTGACCGATCGATTCGCTACGGCAATATATCGGCTAATGAATGTTCAGTGA